In the genome of Carboxydothermus pertinax, the window GATGGGTTTTACATCTTTGTTCCATTCTTGAGGACTTAGATAAAAGGGTGGCTGAACTGGAAGGGCGAGTTCCAGAACAGCCAAAAGCGTATGAAGTAAAACTAACGCTTGATGCAAATGACTTAGCTAAAAAAATAACAGAAGCTCTGAAAATAAACTATGAAATTACACTTGAGCCGCCTAAATTACTGAAACCAAAAACTAACGTTTAATCACCTTTAACAATCTGCGCAACTCTTCTTTAGACTTAGGTCTTTCAGGCTCTATATTCGAGCAAAGAAAAACTGCAATGGAAACGGCATCTTTTAGAGTCAGATAAGCAGTTTTCATGACAACATCATATAAGGCTTCATCAGAATCCCAACCTTCCAAAATCAACTTATTGTAATGCTCTTGAGCCTTTTTGTAAATATCATTCAAGAATGGTTTAAACAATTCTTCATCAAGAAGATTAATCAAATCAAGAAAATCTTGTTCAGTCATTAAATGTTCCCCCTTCTGTAGAGATATATATTCAATTATTCCACAGAAGGGAGTGTATTCCTGCAAAGCAGTGTAGGAGTTAGCCCCACCACTTGCTGGGGATTGGGGTGGGGCCGGGAAGGGGGTAATAACTTGGAACGGCCAAAGGAAAAGGTAATCAGGTTTAAAGTAACAGGCATCAAAGTGGGCAACAAGTTGGTTGCCGTAGAAGACCCAGAAGTAGATAAATTACTGGACTCAGATGAAGTAAGAGAGGCAATCACTGACAAACTGGCCGAAATATTTGCACCAATAGTTTATCGTGAATTAGTTGAAAAGAAGTCGGCAGGGTAAATTCCCGGCCGGTGGCCATCCGACCGGGTGGAGGGTAGGAGGTAATCTTCCTACTGATAGTAAACCACAGGAAGGGGGTGAAGTGAATGAAACGAGATTGCAACAACATTTATAAAATCGCGAGAAAAAATGCAGGATTAACACAAGAAGAAGCAGCGGAACTTCTCCATATTAGCGTCAGGTCTTTAGCAGATTACGAAGCTGGGCGAACAATTCCACCAGACGACATCGTGTGCAATATGGTACAGATTTATAATGCGCGCTGGCTGGCTTATAGTCACCTAAAACATTCGACTATGATAGGGCAGAAATACTTACCGGATTTATCACTAACAGACTTACCAAGGTCGGTATTAAAGCTACAAAAAGAGGTAAGGGATTTGGAAAACATCAATGGTGAACTGATAGCAATTGTTTGCGATGGGGAAATTGATGAAACCGAAAAGCCAAAGTGGAAGAAAATTGCGCAAGAAATCAACGAAATGGCGGGAGCTGCTTTATCGGTTGTTTTCTCAAGCTAATGAGGAGGGTTTAACGATGAAAGAAAAGGTCCATAAAAAAGAAAAAGGCCCGAAGGCCTAAGTAATCTCTCAAAATTAGTTTATCACAAAAGGAGCGTGTGGACAATATGTGGATAGGCCATAATGGTATGGTTTTTAATATGGACTTTGTAAAACGTATAAAAGGTAGCGTTTATAAAAACAATTCAAGTTATATTGGAGAAGTGACATTTGTAACGAAGGACGAAGGAGAAATTGTTTTCGCGATAAGAAAATTTCCGGAAGAATATTATGCACAAAGATTTGTTGCAAATGTGCTGGAAATAGTTAAGGCTTACTTAAAAGCGGTAGATGTGAAGATTGAAATAGCTGAAGTGAAGGAGGCGGTTTAGGTGAAAAAAGTTCTTTATTTCTGTAACAGATGCGGTAAAGAAGTTGAGGAAAAAAAGATTTATCGTCTTTGGGTGACTGCAAGACGCATGGATTTAAACAATAACCATGATAGAGATGTATACTCTGAACTTTGTGTTGATTGTTTGCACGAAATAGAACTTAAGATTTTTGAAGGCTATCTTCCGGTCTTAAATAATGAAGCAAGTCGTTTAACCGGATTACCTTTATACAAAAAGCAGGAGGCGGTTTAGGTGGCGGTGGAAAACTTAGTGATGCTGAATGAGGCCCTACCGCTTGAAGAAATACCTGCTGAGGTAGATAGAATACGAACGATGATACAGAGCTTGGAAGCGGTTAAGAAAGCATACGAGGATAAGCTTAAATCCTGGATGAAAGAAAATAGCCTGGATAAGGCAGAACTGGCAGGGTATATATGCACTTTTTATAAGCAGGAAAGGAAAGAACTCGACAAAGACGCGCTGGCAAATGTGATAGACCTAACATCATATACAAAAGTTAAGGTTATTGAGGGATTTAAGATTACCAAGAAGAAAGGAGCGGTATAAATGGCTTTCAAAAAAGCTACAAAGAAACAAGCTAAAGCCCGAATTGGGCTGATTGGTCCAAGCGGGTCCGGGAAAACTTACACAGCTCTGAAACTTGCGAGCGGACTGGGTGGAAAAATAGCCGTAATTGATACCGAGCACGGAAGCGCAAGCAAATACGCAGATAAATTCGAGTTTGACGTGTTAGAACTTGATACCTACCACCCACAGAAATACATTGACGCAATCAAGGAAGCTGCAAAAGAAGGCTATGATGTGCTTGTCATTGATAGTCTATCACACGCATGGGCCGGAACTGACGGAGCTATAGAGCTTGCCGATAAGAATGCGGTGAAATATGGTGGCAATAAATTCGCAGCTTGGCGGGATGTAACACCACTCCATAACAAACTGGTTGAAGCAATTATTACAGCACCACTACATGTAATAGCAACGATGCGGGCTAAGATGCAGTACATTCAGACGCAAGACGAAAAAGGCAAAACCATAATAAAAAAAGTTGGGCTTGAACCAGTTCAAAGGGACGGAATGGAGTACGAATTCGATATAGTGGCTGACATGGACATTGACCATAATCTCATTATTAGCAAGACGAGATGCGAGGCTTTAGACGGGCTAATAATTAATAAACCTGGCGAAGAGCTGGCCAAAATTATCAAAGACTGGCT includes:
- a CDS encoding helix-turn-helix domain-containing protein; amino-acid sequence: MKRDCNNIYKIARKNAGLTQEEAAELLHISVRSLADYEAGRTIPPDDIVCNMVQIYNARWLAYSHLKHSTMIGQKYLPDLSLTDLPRSVLKLQKEVRDLENINGELIAIVCDGEIDETEKPKWKKIAQEINEMAGAALSVVFSS
- a CDS encoding ATP-binding protein → MAFKKATKKQAKARIGLIGPSGSGKTYTALKLASGLGGKIAVIDTEHGSASKYADKFEFDVLELDTYHPQKYIDAIKEAAKEGYDVLVIDSLSHAWAGTDGAIELADKNAVKYGGNKFAAWRDVTPLHNKLVEAIITAPLHVIATMRAKMQYIQTQDEKGKTIIKKVGLEPVQRDGMEYEFDIVADMDIDHNLIISKTRCEALDGLIINKPGEELAKIIKDWLTDGVQVETPKPKQETKAKAEDVKEMVKRMAAEVKTYAEEASWTQEQLREHVHERYGKEPTKLTLEEWQELHQYIKDLAMITKSVEVDVE